In Campylobacter sp. 2014D-0216, the following proteins share a genomic window:
- the xseA gene encoding exodeoxyribonuclease VII large subunit has protein sequence MKVSELNLKAKSLLEFHLDDIELSGEISKITIHSSGHWYFDLKDEKSSIACVMFKGFNQFVQAKPKVGDMLDLRGYVSLYEASGRYQFIAKSMQKTSLGDLEAKFLALKEKLEKEGLFDVNAKKSIVKFPKKIGIITSFTSAALQDMLKLISQKEYNLCKITVFNALTQGLSAPISLINALKKADGYNLDAIILARGGGSREDLFCFNDEELARCIFTLKTPIVSAIGHEIDYVISDFVADLRAPTPSAAVDMIFPNKLSLEQGLDELNARLKDQMLNHLKLYQNKIDYLQNLAKAKSLENAFFLRKQKLDFLRSQLKGVLKLKLLNYENRLDNFEELLNQHKNFFDKSQNLINIQKDGKNISLKKLKKGDIVKLCSINESKEAQIL, from the coding sequence ATGAAAGTTTCAGAACTTAACCTAAAAGCTAAGAGTTTACTAGAGTTTCATCTTGATGATATAGAGCTTAGTGGGGAAATTTCTAAAATCACCATTCACAGTTCAGGGCATTGGTATTTTGATTTAAAAGATGAAAAATCAAGCATTGCTTGTGTGATGTTTAAAGGTTTTAATCAGTTTGTACAAGCTAAACCCAAAGTAGGTGATATGCTTGATCTTAGAGGCTATGTAAGTTTGTATGAGGCAAGCGGTAGGTATCAGTTTATTGCTAAAAGTATGCAAAAAACAAGCCTTGGAGATTTAGAAGCTAAATTTTTGGCACTAAAAGAAAAACTTGAAAAAGAAGGGTTGTTTGATGTAAATGCCAAAAAAAGCATTGTAAAATTTCCCAAAAAAATAGGCATCATTACTTCTTTTACTTCAGCAGCTTTGCAAGATATGTTAAAGCTAATTTCACAAAAAGAATACAATCTTTGTAAGATTACAGTTTTTAATGCTCTCACTCAAGGACTTAGCGCCCCAATTTCTTTAATCAATGCTTTAAAAAAAGCAGATGGATACAATCTAGATGCGATCATTTTAGCAAGAGGTGGTGGAAGTAGAGAGGATTTGTTTTGTTTTAATGATGAAGAGCTTGCAAGGTGTATTTTTACTTTAAAAACACCTATTGTTTCTGCGATTGGGCATGAGATTGATTATGTTATTAGTGATTTTGTGGCAGATTTAAGAGCACCAACTCCTAGCGCAGCTGTTGATATGATTTTTCCAAACAAGCTAAGTCTAGAACAGGGGCTTGATGAGCTTAATGCGCGTTTAAAAGATCAAATGCTTAATCATCTTAAATTGTATCAAAATAAAATCGATTATTTGCAAAATTTAGCCAAGGCAAAATCTTTAGAAAATGCTTTTTTTCTTAGAAAGCAAAAACTTGATTTTTTACGAAGTCAATTAAAAGGTGTTTTAAAATTGAAATTACTAAATTATGAGAATAGGCTAGATAATTTTGAAGAGCTTTTAAATCAGCACAAAAATTTCTTTGATAAAAGTCAAAATTTGATCAATATCCAAAAAGATGGTAAAAATATTTCACTTAAAAAGTTAAAAAAAGGAGATATTGTAAAGCTTTGTTCTATAAATGAGAGCAAAGAAGCGCAAATACTATAA
- the ubiE gene encoding bifunctional demethylmenaquinone methyltransferase/2-methoxy-6-polyprenyl-1,4-benzoquinol methylase UbiE, whose amino-acid sequence MQKQEKIVKMFDDIAPTYDKANRILSFGSDVSWRKKACLSVFKYSKNELDIIDVACGTGDMIIEWKNQAFKAQKNITSIKGVDPSAGMLEVARKKIPEAAFIQAKAQELPLENESADIISISYGIRNVVDRKEAIKEFARVLKKHGILLVLEFTKREQGGFIAACRDFYLKNILPKIGGFISKNYSAYEYLPNSIEDFLSKEDFIEELSEHFEMLEYKSFGFGVCSMFVARKK is encoded by the coding sequence ATGCAAAAACAAGAAAAAATAGTTAAAATGTTTGATGATATAGCACCAACTTACGATAAAGCTAATAGAATTTTAAGTTTTGGAAGCGATGTAAGCTGGAGAAAAAAAGCATGTTTGAGTGTTTTTAAGTATTCTAAGAATGAGCTAGATATTATTGATGTGGCTTGTGGTACAGGCGATATGATTATAGAGTGGAAAAATCAAGCCTTTAAAGCGCAAAAAAACATTACTAGCATAAAAGGAGTAGATCCAAGTGCGGGTATGCTTGAGGTTGCTAGAAAGAAAATTCCTGAAGCGGCTTTTATACAAGCAAAAGCACAAGAACTTCCTCTTGAAAATGAAAGTGCAGATATTATAAGCATAAGTTATGGTATCCGAAATGTGGTGGATAGAAAAGAAGCTATAAAAGAATTTGCAAGAGTGTTGAAGAAGCATGGAATTTTGCTAGTACTTGAATTTACCAAAAGAGAACAAGGTGGTTTTATAGCAGCTTGTAGAGATTTTTACTTGAAAAATATTTTGCCAAAGATAGGTGGTTTTATCAGTAAAAATTATAGTGCTTATGAATATTTACCAAATTCCATAGAAGATTTTTTAAGCAAAGAAGATTTTATCGAAGAATTGAGCGAACATTTTGAAATGCTAGAGTATAAAAGCTTTGGTTTTGGTGTTTGTTCTATGTTTGTTGCAAGAAAAAAATGA
- the perR gene encoding peroxide-responsive transcriptional repressor PerR, whose translation MELIQMLKNCDLKATPQRLCILKILKRHEHPNIESLYESIKEEYPSISLATVYKNLNTLKEQGLVVEINTPNQKTCYDIYEYPHIHVICSKCNHIEDVCYEDSGINKYQEDLEKKIGNIIDYLGVFAYVNGCKACKK comes from the coding sequence ATGGAACTTATTCAGATGTTAAAAAATTGCGATTTAAAAGCTACTCCGCAAAGACTTTGTATTTTAAAAATTTTAAAACGCCATGAACACCCAAATATTGAATCATTATACGAAAGTATCAAAGAAGAATATCCTTCTATTTCATTGGCCACAGTGTATAAAAATTTAAACACTTTAAAAGAGCAAGGCTTAGTAGTAGAAATCAATACACCAAATCAAAAAACTTGTTATGATATTTATGAGTATCCACATATTCATGTTATTTGTAGCAAATGCAATCATATTGAAGATGTATGTTATGAGGATAGCGGGATTAATAAATACCAAGAAGACCTTGAGAAAAAAATCGGAAATATTATTGATTATTTAGGTGTATTTGCTTATGTTAATGGTTGTAAAGCTTGTAAAAAATAA